From the genome of Bicyclus anynana chromosome 20, ilBicAnyn1.1, whole genome shotgun sequence, one region includes:
- the LOC112049006 gene encoding uncharacterized protein LOC112049006: MNIILCLVGVISIIEGVVLDPALYLSPSPPLTTTHNNKAEEIWSQTVQSKIQEAKKTTSSIEENTDKTSTEPSEAMEPAETFWRSYRPTSLKGIHIPLTFHLTGAYGGNSGTGVLTSGYMSLADSNGNRGNAGLAGSGYRSYGTRPGVRVYGNDAKPAWGGWGNGKWGHYGKG, from the exons ATGaac ATAATCTTGTGTTTAGTTGGAGTAATAAGTATTATCGAAGGAGTTGTACTCGATCCAGCTCTATACTTGTCCCCTAGTCCGCCGCTCACTACCACTCACAACAACAAAGCCGAGGAGATATGGTCACAAACTGTTCAATCAAAAATCCAAGAGGCGAAGAAAACGACGTCGTCCATCGAAGAGA atACAGACAAAACTTCAACGGAACCATCTGAAGCTATGGAACCGGCCGAGACATTTTGGCGTAGCTATCGTCCGACAAGTCTAAAAGGAATCCATATACCCTTAACGTTTCATCTCACTGGGGCTTATGGGGGAAACTCTGGCACCGGAGTACTTACTAGTGGATATATGAGCTTAGCTGACAGTAACGGGAACCGTGGAAACGCAGGTCTAGCTGGCAGTGGTTACAGAAGCTATGGAACTCGCCCTGGGGTAAGGGTTTATGGCAATGATGCAAAACCAGCATGGGGCGGATGGGGTAATGGAAAATGGGGGCATTATGGTAAAGGATAA